The Oreochromis niloticus isolate F11D_XX linkage group LG18, O_niloticus_UMD_NMBU, whole genome shotgun sequence DNA window tatttattgtttgtttccttgcactgctgtaactggagcctcgtcgtctcgtctctctatatactggactgtatgtagcggagatgacaataaagtttactttgacttcagcagcgagcaggcgcaccgagggctctcgcgctcacttttcgtgtatagaattttgaaaaaacatcggtgcaaattataagtctgtatcatgatgtctggtgttttcatgtttgttattttgttttattttgctagttggttattagatgccgctccagtcagccagagaatcccccgccgccccgccctctcctctctGCGCCGCAAGCatcaggcgcacctcgcaaacggagggcgcccttactcccagcaaatgggcgatagaaaaccgatcgatgcctgtgccattcccaatatgcgctggctgccgtaggggcagcatgagtacgagcgttttttttcttttttgccgatgcccgtgatgccgcccccatcacgatgccgccccgggcaaccgcccgtgtcgcccgtatctaaaaccgctactgtgtGGTGTACAGTATGACAGCGTCTAAGGCAGGATGGGAGTAGGATAGGACATGTAATAAAAGGATAGAAATGCACCAACTGCTGCACCTGgaacacaaaaaagagaaactacGCAGGTACATAAATCATCAATCTTCCCGTActgtgtgagagacagagagtgagtgagagtgtgtgtgtctttgtcacaaATGTACTTGATAATGAGGGTGGGAAACTGCAATAACACCCCAGGAAccagaggcagacagagatCGATCCGAGCCCCCAAGCGTACCAAAGACCTGAGGCCACACATCTCAGTGACATCCGCCTAtcccagcaggaggaggagggagggaggcccCTAATGGGGTGCCAAAGGGTGAGAGAGCCCCCACTAGAGTCCAGCCATGAGTCGAGAACAGGGTCCCAGGGCTCCACCCAGGTACCGGGCACCTGTGCAGTTCTTGGGCATATCATTAATTTACCTCGTAAAATTAATAATATGTATTATTCATGAGTCAGATGTGAAATTTCACAGCCTAGAAATGACTATGCAGCCTCACACAGAACAAAAACGAGATTTTATTGAACCATCTCACATGTGAACCTGTACAAATTCGTACTTTTTACCATCAAGCCTCGTTTCAGGGGCACAGTTTTCCAGCAGACGTTTCAGGCCTTTGTCTTATTACCTGTGTGACGTTGCATGTGAagttatttcctgtttgtaCCTTTTCCCACAGGTGTTACAGACGTGCTTCTGATCAGCTGTGTCTTCACGTGCCTTTTTAAAGACCTCAAGCCTCTAGATTTTCTCCcacagctgtgacgagtgtacGGCTTCTCCCCTGTGTGACTGGCGTTATGCCTTTTAAATGAGGACacggttttcagtgtttttccacAGGTGTTGCAGAGATACAGCTTCTCACCTGTGAAGGTTTTGGTTTTCAGAGCCAAATCAGAATCTGCGCTGACTTTAACAGGGGCTGTGTTAGGCTGCTCATGGGCAGGAGGACCCAAACATGGCTGAACTGTAACAGCGTCAGTCTCCTCGTTCTGTACGAGTTGCTCTCCCTGGTGACTGAGGCCGACTGCTACCTGCTCCCCTGTAATCTGCGGAGGCTCTGGGTCCTCCTGGTCTGGGCTGAAGTTCCGATCCTGGTTTAAGACCTGCTGGTCTGTAGGAACCTCCTTGTGATCACAGACATGCTGCTGTGGAAAATCTGCAGGAACAAACCACAGGTTACTAATGAGATGACGGAAAACTTCTTATGAGCAGGTATACTGTAACAGGGTCTGAGACGATGATGGCCTCGAGGCCACTAAGTAAATATGTCAGGTAACTTGTTAGGCAGCTGCTGGGCTGCTAACGTGTTTCCACCAATTATGTTTATGATTCAGCACGTGAAGCAAACAGGCTGAAGAGGAAAAAGTCAGTCATGCAGAATTCAACAGCGCAAGCGTTTCACTCATATTTGAGATTAAAACTAGACGTATGCATTTATAACCTtcacaccaccagcagcctgacccactgatacaaggcaggatggatccatgctttcatgttgcttACGCAGAACTCTGACTCAGAATAAGACGTGGTGTTTAACTCTCACCATTATGACTAAAAAtaatgtggtttttttttagaattagTAGAAACAAACAAGTATTTGTGTGGACGCAGAAGTACAAATTACAGAGTCTAGCCCGTTGTTGGCTTTCCTGATGGTAAAGAGGTCGGTTGGTGTTCTAATAATCAGATAgatacattttatttcaaaCTTAACCCTAAAAAGTCTGATGCTGTTAGCTCTCAGAGTTAGCTGTGTTAGCCCTGTTAGTCTATCTGACTTACATCTATGTGTATGTTTTTTTGTGGTGTTAAAAAGACGCACCTATCCTGTAGAGCTTCACCACGGGGTTCCAGGTGCTGTCCAGATGGTTGAGTTCTACCTCATTGTCAGCGCTCTTATTAGTAACTTCTAATGTTTCTTTGGATGTGGAATTAACAAACGTGCAAATATCAGAACTGTTAGAGAGGGGCCGGTCACTTTCTGGTTGTGGTTCACTTTCTTCACAAGTTGGTGCCATCATAACGGCATCATTCTCCTGCTTCAGTGCAAACTGCCCTCCTTCCTGATTGATGCAGACTTCCTTTTCTTCCACTTTAATCTGTGGAGCCTTCGGGTCCTCCTGGCCCCTACTGGAGTTCCTCTCCTGGTCACAGACCTGCTGGTCTGTGAAAAACTCAGTCTGAACACCGATGTGCTGCTGTGCAAGATCTGCTGggacaaagaaacagaaaaacaggttACTAATGTAAGGGCAGAAAAACATCTACTGTACATGACATAACTGATGGTGCAGGGCCGGTGTGTGGTGCCTAAAAATGCCCTCTTGGTCTTAAAAGGCCTAAACtctgccaagaaaatatctccTATATCATCAAACCACCACCTGGTgtgcttttctgctgctgtagttcATCTCAATTAAGGTCCAGATTTTATTAAGAGATGCAGATCTGAAGTTCTGAAACAGTCAGACCATCCAGGTCTCTGCCTCATGCTAATAGTATCactgtttgaacttcagcaggtcatttcTTCCATGCCTAAGTGCACTGTCTAGATATTTGTGCTACCAAGTAGTTAACAAAGCCAGCACACACGTAGAGACGTGGCTGGCCCCAACGGATCCACAGTATTAACTGCAGATACACTAATTACTAATTAATGAATGGATCACCAATATTTAGTTATGAAACAGTAAGTAACGGTTATTAACAaagtgcttttcacagacacGTAGTCACAAATGCTGCACAacacaataattaaaaacaacGAAGAATACAGTTAACAGGAATGCAAAACCAAGTTAGGAAGGAGTCAAAGAAAACAGATAACCATCAATATCAATGAGAAGCTCGCTAAAACCTCGCTAAACAAAAAGACTTTTAACTGATTCCATGTGGAGATTCTTCCAGAGCTGTGGTCCTAGAGCCTGGAGAAAGGCTCCGACTCAAAGGAGGAACAAAGACTGTGAGCAGCATCGTGTTTCATAAGAAAGTGAGATAAACAGTCGGAAGCTTGTTCATGTAGTgctgtaaatgtaaatacaagAATTTCTGGAGATTTCTGGAGAATCTGCAGTGGGATCGTTGCTGGTGCTGGACATGGTCTGTAGCTTGCTGCTGAAAGATTGGAGATAAACAGGTTGGGTTCAAAAGTTGAAAGAAGATGGGCCCTAAAAAGTGGTTGGCTATCACAGTAcaatacctaataaagtggcaaaGGATGTTCCTAGTAAAGTTGCCAGGAGTATCCCCAAAATAGTGACCCGGTGCACTGGTGTACTTAATAAAGTGACCGAGGAAGCAGGTGTACCTATAAAAGTGGCACGCATGACGTACTTCATCAACTGCCCAGTGATTTGAGGTGAAACAGGATACATATTTCAGCCAATCACTGAAAGACAGGGAGCAGATTcaaatcagccaatcagataaTGACATGCACCTGTGTCAGAGGCGAGTGGTtgtgttgccatggtgatggcATAGGCCAACTGCCTGTGAAATGGGTTTGGTACTGCTACCATAAAACCACTGATAAAATCCGAACAGTAAATCACGTCAGCctgctttaaaaaatgtgagAATGCAGAAGCTGTTCTACGTTGATGTAAATTTTAGTAGGCCTGGTGTTAAAAGTGTGGCCAGGGGAGTGAGAGGAAAACAGAGGTTGTTCTGCGTTTTCTCTAAAAACCTTCATGAAATTATTAGTCGTTAACTGGGCATTTGGAAAACACTCCAGTCTAAGAAAGCATACATCTGTTGGCTTTGATGGAGACTTTGttggaaagaaaacacattttcctaCGATTTGATTGTAAAATGGTGGCTGTAGAGTGAAAATTGTGCGTGCGTGGGCAGGAGGAAGCTGATGTTTTTCATCAAACTTGTGTGTCTGGGCATTACTTTACTCTGGCCTCCCGTCCACTTTAACGGATTATTCAACAAACGGCGGGAAAATTTTGAAAGAATAAAAATCAATACCGAGCCTTTTTTCGTCCAGTGATGTGTTCTGGTGATGCTGCGGTACATATGTGTGACTCACACGAGCTTCTAGTTTGTTCTTCGTGCTCTCAGGTCTTCGTCCGTTAGCCTCTCTGCCCTTCCGCGGCTGGCTGTTAGCgctccacctctctctctctctctgggttCAAACACACTCCAGTCGCACAGTCTGACTCACCTGTCCGCTGGAGCTTTACCGCCGGGTTCCAGGTGATGTCCTGCAGTCTGCGCTGACGCTCGATCTTCTCCTCGTACTGGACGATGGTTTTTTCAAACTCTGAGAAGATGTCTTCAGCAGCAGCCGTTAGTCTGTCCCTGATAAACTCTCTCAGATGTTGAATTGAAGCCATTGCTGCTTCAACAGGTGAAATTTCCACCTACAGTAAGACACTGCGCCGGCTCCACCAGTAAAGCTACTCAATGAaggttcttcttcttcttcttctggatttggatttttatttattttatctcttGGGGTGGGGGtgagtggggggtgggggggtggggggttcccTGCTGTCAGAAAAACTGACATAAACGTTCGTTATCGCCCCCTACCGGCCGGTTTTAGATCCAGGCGAAAACAAGCTGTCATAAACGGGTCATAGTGTTTCTCCAGTCAGAGATCGTTTCTTACTAGGACGTTAAGAAGCTTTGGAGTTTTGGAGAGAGTTTAAGCCATCTTGATTAAAAAGATCCTTGCTTTCAACATCTCAGCTGTACTGTGACAAACTGAACAGCTGTGAAACAATCACAGGTGGACAGCAAACCTCATTAGATGAGCTGTATCATTGTGCTGTCTTAAGGAAGTATGGCCTATTGTTGCTGACTGAGAACACCCTCTTTATTCTGATTGTGACTGGTGGTTAGGACCAGGTTCCTGGTTCGAATatgttctctctgggtactctggcttcctcccagaCTTGTAAGCTGTGCATGGGTTAATTGGTGAGTGTAAGTTAGGTATGCatgtatgtctgtctgtgtcaccTGTCCAGAATGTAACTCACCTCTTGCTCAGTGAGAGCTGAAAGTGCAAGAAAATCAAtgaatagtaaaaaaaaaaaaaagtttatgttattttacagtttaTCTATGATGGAATAAATGCTGcattttctgttctttattattttatagtgaatacaaatattaaacaggcactaatattttaatattagttTATTACTAGTTTATAAAATCTGTTGAAAAAAGGGTCCAAAGCTGCTGTTCTTATATCATTCTCTGtctgtttttaaatttctttcatACATCATAAATATTAAACTCTAAAAACCTTGTGACCTTCTGCAGTGGAGCaccttatgtgtgtgtttgtgtgtgaataaTTCATACCGCCTCGCTCCCTGTGGGGCAGCAGGCAGAGCGTGGAGAGAGAGGGGGTCTTTgtttcatctgcatgctgcTCCCTGTCTGTCAGCAGCACACAGGTGGAGCTCCCCGGTGACCGGGTTTGATGGACAGGCGTGCTGACTGCCTGCTGCATCACTGATGACGCTCAGCGAACCGCAGCCCAGTTTCACGCCATCGACCTGAGGAATAAAACCCTGCAACACAGAGGGACTGGTGTTTATTGTGATGGGATACAGTACGAGTGTACACACAATACCCACAGGTCCCACAGATGTGTTCAGTGCTGAAGACAAAATGTGAGGTTCTTGCATTTCTGTGAAAatcagaggaaaataaaatcagGCAGATTTATGTAGCTCCTTTATGCTTTCATTAAAATTcagcattttacattttaaaagtgtgATTTTTTCTTGAATAAACTCTCAGAATTTCTCCTATAACAAATTTCGGGTGTCAAACATTTAATTTCCTGCATCCTGATTTATCCATGCAAACGTCTGGAGCTTATTTCTGCTTCAGTTTAAAGGATGAGatcagaaaaacaaagccattaaacactaaacacaacctttaacaataaaataaattcaataTGACAAAAAAATCATCCAAAAACAATATATGACTGAGCTcatggtaaataaataaaaatgcaataaaagaataaaaatgtaacatgaataaaaaataaaagtaatgtaaataaaaaatgtaaataatacaacataagaattactaaaaatataaaaaaagtaaaagtactatTAAGATATCAGTTACTAATGCAaagtgtgaaaaagtaaaaatgtagatgaaatacaaaaaataaaaaatttaatcgctgaaaaatcaaaaatcaaatacatttttaataaaaaacaatgtaaataaattatataaatggtttaaaatagaaaaatagccATAAAATAATCCAGTACAGTCCAGCGGCGTTACTCACGGCTTTAAGCGTTCATGAAGTTTTGACCAATCAGAAACCTGaaacatgtaaatgtaaaagctgcagttcctctaacgtccacttgaggctccagcagtgagtcGGTCCCCATAAACACCGATGTTCACAGCCTGATAAAAGAAcagtttgtgtctctgtggaTAATTTCCTGCCTAACAACAGTGCAGTGGGGATTTTTTCAAATACTAACCTTTGTAATAGGCCTCATGGTCCCTTTGATTGACAGGTGGCTGCGTGTGCAAGGCTTCACTACCACTACCTTGAGTTTCATTAGTCTGTTAATTAGCACTAATGAGCAGTCATGTGTGTCGTACAGTGTAAATATGGTCGGCTCTGGCTGCAGGAATACAACCCACTGGTCACAGTGGTTCATCTTTTTTATACAGTCTTATTTTAATGGCTGCGGGTTTTAGTCACTTTAAAGAGTTTTTGTATAAGAATCACGCCTCTAAATGATCAAATAATTAATTCAGCAATTTCTGATTAATTAACTGCCGCTAAATTCAGAATCATATGGAAAATTAACTTCAGCACTTAATTGTCCGGAGCCTCTGAGCTGCAGTTATAATGAATCTCCTCCAGAACAGGAGTGTTTGCACAGGCTTCACCTCTGCTCTGGTGTGATTAAAGGCCCTCTGCAGCCAGCAGCGTGTCAGCCTGGCCTCCTCCTCTGGGTTTGCCAGCACTGGATAGAGGAGTAATTGGGAGGAGAGGCAGAGGTGGATCCGTGGCTTAACCCGAGCGAGGTGGTAATGAGCGGCGGCTGCCGGGAGGCCTCGCCTGAGGGCCAGCATGAAGCTTATCAGCCTGCTGGACGTCATTCAGAAAGTCTATTTATGCCTTTCTGGTTAGAAATAACCGCTATCCGAGGGTCATTACTTCACTGCATATTATGTAAAAGGGTGATAGGTGACTGCAGTAAATGACTGTGTGGGGGCTGATACGATTGTCAGGGTCCTGAGGGTGATTTGTCTGACCTTGTAAGGCATCTCTACCTGTCACATCACGTTGGGCTGTAAGTTTTTCTTCCGTCTCATGCGAATGCTGTCTGTTTACCTTGAGCTGCACCTCCCTGAGATTAAACAGCTGCTCTAATGAAGACTTATTTTAGTAA harbors:
- the LOC100701124 gene encoding zinc finger and SCAN domain-containing protein 21 isoform X2; its protein translation is MYPVSPQITGQLMKYVMRATFIDLAQQHIGVQTEFFTDQQVCDQERNSSRGQEDPKAPQIKVEEKEVCINQEGGQFALKQENDAVMMAPTCEESEPQPESDRPLSNSSDICTFVNSTSKETLEVTNKSADNEVELNHLDSTWNPVVKLYRIDFPQQHVCDHKEVPTDQQVLNQDRNFSPDQEDPEPPQITGEQVAVGLSHQGEQLVQNEETDAVTVQPCLGPPAHEQPNTAPVKVSADSDLALKTKTFTGEKLYLCNTCGKTLKTVSSFKRHNASHTGEKPYTRHSCGRKSRGLRSLKRHVKTQLIRSTSVTPVGKGTNRK
- the LOC100701124 gene encoding zinc finger and SCAN domain-containing protein 21 isoform X1; its protein translation is MASIQHLREFIRDRLTAAAEDIFSEFEKTIVQYEEKIERQRRLQDITWNPAVKLQRTDLAQQHIGVQTEFFTDQQVCDQERNSSRGQEDPKAPQIKVEEKEVCINQEGGQFALKQENDAVMMAPTCEESEPQPESDRPLSNSSDICTFVNSTSKETLEVTNKSADNEVELNHLDSTWNPVVKLYRIDFPQQHVCDHKEVPTDQQVLNQDRNFSPDQEDPEPPQITGEQVAVGLSHQGEQLVQNEETDAVTVQPCLGPPAHEQPNTAPVKVSADSDLALKTKTFTGEKLYLCNTCGKTLKTVSSFKRHNASHTGEKPYTRHSCGRKSRGLRSLKRHVKTQLIRSTSVTPVGKGTNRK